Proteins encoded by one window of Dietzia sp. B32:
- the mftR gene encoding mycofactocin system transcriptional regulator (MftR, the mycofactocin system transcriptional regulator, is an uncharacterized TetR family DNA-binding transcription factor. Its role is inferred by context. It occurs as part of the biosynthesis locus for mycofactocin, a partially characterized electron carrier derived from the terminal Val-Tyr dipeptide of the precursor peptide MftA, through a radical SAM enzyme-mediated process.): MGTPEMPGTETRPPGRRPSTTRASIVDVALDLFARQGYEATSVDQIAEAAHISRRTLFRYFPGKAAIAWGEFDVQIDLMLDYLSAVPEQTPLRDALADALIAFNTFPASQTEVHRLRMRLLLGVDELQAHSTLVYADWRRAVAGFVADRLGETVDDLAPSAIAHAALGIALSAYRLWVSEPGADQDRLHDLLRRGTQILA; the protein is encoded by the coding sequence ATGGGAACGCCGGAAATGCCCGGAACCGAGACACGGCCCCCCGGGCGTCGCCCGTCGACCACGCGCGCCTCGATAGTCGACGTGGCCCTCGACCTGTTCGCACGTCAGGGATACGAGGCGACCAGCGTCGACCAGATCGCCGAGGCCGCCCACATCTCCCGCCGGACCCTGTTCCGCTACTTCCCCGGCAAAGCCGCTATCGCGTGGGGCGAGTTCGACGTGCAGATCGACCTCATGCTGGACTACCTCTCCGCCGTGCCCGAGCAGACGCCGCTGCGGGACGCCCTCGCGGACGCGCTCATCGCGTTCAACACCTTCCCCGCCTCCCAGACCGAGGTCCACCGACTGCGGATGCGGCTCCTGCTCGGGGTGGACGAACTGCAGGCGCACTCGACCCTGGTGTACGCCGACTGGCGCCGGGCCGTCGCCGGGTTCGTCGCGGACAGACTCGGCGAGACCGTCGACGATCTGGCGCCCTCCGCGATCGCTCACGCCGCGCTCGGGATCGCGCTCTCGGCCTACCGCCTGTGGGTGTCCGAGCCCGGAGCCGATCAGGATCGCCTCCACGATCTCCTGCGTCGCGGGACGCAGATCCTCGCCTGA
- a CDS encoding hotdog fold domain-containing protein — MTDTTPTPASPSTGAETPTYRLWKTASRLPFGSRLFSAGVSLKAPYFRTVRPHVVDVRPGRCVVRGPGWWGNRNHIGTFHVIAACNLAEMAMGVLAEATVPATHRWIPVGMNVRYPAKSTGGMTVTAEWTELPDFSSFTSGQDVEVPLRFVDDAGVEPVVGSITIRVSPKKKG; from the coding sequence GTGACCGATACGACACCGACCCCCGCCTCCCCGTCCACCGGCGCGGAGACCCCCACCTACCGCCTGTGGAAGACCGCCTCCCGGCTACCGTTCGGCTCACGCCTGTTCAGTGCCGGGGTCAGCCTCAAGGCCCCGTACTTCCGCACCGTGCGCCCGCACGTCGTCGACGTCCGACCCGGCCGCTGCGTGGTGCGGGGGCCCGGATGGTGGGGCAACCGCAACCACATCGGCACCTTCCACGTGATCGCGGCGTGCAACCTCGCCGAGATGGCGATGGGCGTGCTCGCCGAGGCCACCGTCCCGGCCACCCACCGCTGGATCCCCGTGGGGATGAACGTGCGGTACCCGGCCAAGTCGACCGGAGGGATGACGGTGACCGCGGAGTGGACGGAGCTGCCGGACTTCTCGTCCTTCACCAGCGGGCAGGACGTCGAGGTGCCGCTGAGGTTCGTGGACGACGCCGGGGTCGAGCCCGTGGTCGGTTCGATCACCATCCGGGTCTCGCCCAAGAAGAAGGGCTGA
- a CDS encoding ATP-binding cassette domain-containing protein: MDTRPASAPAIEAEHLVKRFGDFTAVDDISFAVPTGTVLGLLGPNGSGKTTTIRMMTTLSPPTSGTARVAGHDVMREPAKVRKAMGLTAQSATVDELLTGRENLRLIGDLYGLPKKAVKARADELLEKFSLSDAATRVAKSYSGGMRRRLDLAASLVAAPPVLFLDEPTTGLDPRSRNELWDVLRDLVRDGTTLLLTTQYLDEADQLADRVIVIDHGRVIAEGTPLQLKDRSGAASLVITVSRSEDVDEAVRVLGTRIADFHVDRDARRLTAPSEGVSALAGIAAAFTEAGIELDDIGLQRPSLDDVFLSLTGRKAEDPQHTDTMEQESRV, translated from the coding sequence GTGGATACCCGACCCGCCTCCGCCCCGGCGATAGAGGCCGAGCACCTCGTGAAGCGCTTCGGCGACTTCACCGCCGTCGACGACATCTCGTTCGCCGTCCCGACCGGGACGGTCCTCGGTCTGCTGGGGCCCAACGGTTCCGGCAAGACCACCACCATCCGGATGATGACCACTCTGAGCCCGCCGACCTCCGGGACGGCGCGGGTCGCCGGTCATGACGTGATGCGGGAGCCGGCGAAGGTCCGCAAGGCGATGGGGTTGACCGCCCAGTCGGCGACGGTGGACGAGTTGCTCACCGGGCGGGAGAACCTCCGCCTCATCGGCGACCTGTACGGGCTGCCCAAGAAGGCGGTCAAGGCCAGGGCGGACGAGTTGCTCGAGAAGTTCTCGCTCAGCGACGCGGCCACCAGGGTCGCCAAGAGTTACTCCGGCGGTATGCGGCGCCGGTTGGACCTGGCGGCGAGCCTCGTCGCGGCCCCGCCGGTGCTGTTCCTCGATGAGCCCACCACGGGATTGGATCCCCGCTCGCGCAACGAGCTGTGGGACGTCCTGCGCGACCTCGTCCGGGACGGCACGACGTTGTTGCTGACCACCCAGTACCTCGACGAGGCGGACCAGCTGGCGGACAGGGTGATCGTCATCGACCACGGCCGCGTGATCGCCGAGGGCACGCCGCTGCAGCTCAAGGACCGCTCCGGCGCGGCCAGTCTGGTGATCACGGTGTCCCGGTCAGAGGACGTAGACGAGGCTGTGCGGGTACTGGGTACCCGCATCGCGGACTTCCACGTGGACAGGGACGCCCGGCGGCTCACCGCACCGTCCGAGGGGGTGTCGGCGCTGGCCGGGATCGCCGCCGCGTTCACCGAGGCGGGGATCGAACTCGATGACATCGGCCTGCAGCGTCCCAGCCTGGACGACGTCTTCCTGTCCCTGACCGGACGCAAGGCCGAGGACCCGCAGCACACCGACACGATGGAACAGGAGTCACGGGTATGA
- a CDS encoding VOC family protein encodes MPRITVTSVHVDDQARALAFYTDVLGFVLKYDLPAGDFRWLTVVDPGDPGGTQLLLEPDQHPAARAYTAALRADGIPAAQFEVDDIHRAHSELQEKGARIVQPPAEMGPVWTLVLDDTCGNLIQLVTAPDM; translated from the coding sequence ATGCCGCGCATCACAGTGACTTCCGTCCACGTTGACGACCAGGCTCGTGCGCTCGCCTTCTACACCGACGTGCTGGGGTTCGTCCTCAAGTACGACCTCCCCGCCGGTGACTTCCGGTGGCTGACGGTGGTGGATCCCGGCGACCCGGGTGGCACCCAGCTACTGCTCGAGCCGGACCAGCATCCCGCGGCGCGCGCCTACACCGCCGCCCTCCGCGCGGACGGCATTCCGGCCGCGCAATTCGAGGTGGACGACATCCACCGGGCCCACTCCGAACTGCAGGAGAAGGGCGCCCGCATCGTGCAGCCTCCCGCCGAGATGGGCCCGGTGTGGACGCTGGTCCTCGACGACACCTGCGGCAATCTCATCCAGCTCGTCACCGCGCCCGATATGTGA
- the mftB gene encoding mycofactocin biosynthesis chaperone MftB (MftB, a small protein, is a peptide chaperone that assists the radical SAM enzyme MftC in performing two modifications to the C-terminal Val-Tyr dipeptide of the mycofactocin precursor peptide, MftA. MftB's role is analogous to the role of PqqD in the biosynthesis of PQQ, a cofactor that derives entirely from a Tyr and a Glu in the precursor PqqA.): MTSAAAPAGAEQSTAAAEFDLDAGWRLHPGVALRPEPFGALLYHFHTRKLSFLKSPTIVEVVRTLADHPSARAACAAAGVSIDDPGTSRLYLHALGQLAASRMIEETS; encoded by the coding sequence ATGACCTCCGCAGCAGCGCCGGCCGGTGCCGAGCAGTCAACCGCCGCGGCGGAATTCGACCTCGATGCCGGCTGGCGCCTGCACCCCGGCGTGGCGCTCCGGCCCGAGCCGTTCGGGGCACTGCTCTACCACTTCCACACCCGCAAGCTCAGCTTCCTGAAGTCGCCGACCATCGTCGAGGTGGTCCGCACCCTCGCCGACCACCCGTCGGCCCGCGCCGCCTGCGCGGCCGCCGGGGTGTCGATCGATGACCCGGGAACGTCGCGGCTGTACCTGCACGCGCTCGGCCAGCTCGCCGCCTCGCGCATGATCGAGGAGACCTCATGA
- the mftE gene encoding mycofactocin biosynthesis peptidyl-dipeptidase MftE, which produces MTGAIGATGPTGAGVLAVLPLGATEQHGPHLPPETDTILATATARALGAGGPGTHVPGDVRVLPALAYGASGEHQAFAGTVSIGTDALAGTLVELGRSVGTWADRLVVVNGHGGNVDALRRAVSRLRYEGRDAAWLSCRTSEDPTDTHAGHAETSLLMHLHPGLVRADLAVAGCVEPLPDILPALREGGVAAVSPNGVLGDPTAASADEGRRLWTALVADASVRLGRWRPGEDGMLR; this is translated from the coding sequence GTGACGGGCGCGATCGGCGCGACCGGCCCGACCGGTGCGGGGGTGCTCGCGGTGCTACCCCTCGGGGCGACCGAACAGCACGGACCGCACCTGCCGCCGGAGACCGACACGATCCTGGCCACCGCGACCGCCCGCGCGCTCGGCGCGGGTGGGCCGGGTACGCACGTTCCCGGTGACGTCCGTGTGCTCCCCGCCCTCGCCTACGGGGCGAGCGGGGAGCACCAGGCGTTCGCGGGGACGGTGTCGATCGGCACGGACGCGCTCGCCGGGACCCTCGTCGAACTCGGCCGGTCGGTGGGCACCTGGGCGGATCGGCTGGTGGTGGTCAACGGTCACGGTGGCAACGTCGACGCGCTGCGCCGCGCGGTCTCCCGGCTCCGCTACGAGGGGCGCGACGCCGCCTGGCTGTCCTGCCGAACGAGCGAGGACCCCACCGACACCCATGCAGGCCACGCCGAGACCTCGCTCCTGATGCACCTGCACCCCGGCCTCGTCCGTGCGGACCTGGCGGTGGCCGGGTGCGTCGAGCCGCTGCCCGACATCCTTCCCGCACTGCGCGAGGGCGGGGTCGCCGCGGTGAGCCCGAACGGGGTGCTGGGCGACCCCACCGCCGCATCCGCCGACGAGGGCAGGCGACTGTGGACGGCGCTGGTCGCCGACGCGAGCGTCCGTCTGGGCCGGTGGCGTCCGGGTGAGGACGGGATGCTCCGATGA
- a CDS encoding CoA ester lyase — protein sequence MSTIPPTIARSWLLLPADKSERFDDAVNSEMDVVVLDVEDGCRQSEKERARREVRQWLEAGNHAWIRINDVRSPEWEKDLMALGHCPGLDGVMLAKTENAEHVSLTAARLAENTPIVALVESADGLAQAAEIAKSDQVVRLAFGVGDFRRDTGIGSSQIALAYTRSQFVVASRIARVAPPIDGPTISNDTQVLRDAAEHAVEMGMTGKLCLRVDQAPYINEVLSPSAADVSWAESVIDELGPGGERARDGADLPRLARAQKIARLAQAYAGAR from the coding sequence ATGTCGACCATCCCACCGACCATCGCCCGATCGTGGCTGCTCCTGCCCGCGGACAAATCCGAGCGCTTCGACGACGCCGTCAACTCGGAGATGGACGTGGTGGTCCTCGACGTGGAGGACGGGTGCCGGCAGTCCGAGAAGGAGCGCGCCCGTCGCGAGGTCCGGCAGTGGCTCGAGGCCGGCAACCACGCGTGGATCCGCATCAACGATGTCCGCTCCCCCGAGTGGGAGAAAGACCTCATGGCGCTCGGGCACTGTCCGGGCCTGGACGGCGTGATGCTGGCCAAGACCGAGAACGCCGAGCACGTCTCCCTCACGGCCGCGCGCCTGGCCGAGAACACCCCGATCGTCGCGTTGGTGGAGTCGGCCGACGGCCTCGCCCAGGCCGCCGAGATCGCCAAGTCCGACCAGGTGGTGCGGCTGGCCTTCGGCGTCGGTGACTTCCGTCGCGACACGGGCATCGGGTCGTCGCAGATCGCCCTGGCGTACACGCGCTCGCAGTTCGTGGTGGCCAGCCGGATCGCGCGCGTGGCCCCGCCCATCGACGGGCCGACCATCTCCAACGACACGCAGGTCCTCAGGGACGCCGCCGAGCACGCCGTCGAGATGGGCATGACCGGCAAGCTGTGCCTCCGCGTGGACCAGGCGCCCTACATCAACGAGGTCCTCTCCCCCTCCGCGGCCGACGTCTCCTGGGCCGAGTCCGTGATCGACGAGCTGGGCCCCGGCGGCGAGCGCGCCCGGGACGGTGCCGATCTGCCGCGACTGGCCCGGGCCCAGAAGATCGCGCGCCTCGCGCAGGC
- a CDS encoding ABC transporter permease produces MSTVADPSAGTSAAGPPTAEHFSVPARPDGPSFGRQISALTRRNLFHIRRQPENLADVTIQPVMFVLLFAFVFGGAIAVAGGDYREWLLPGIMAQTMAFSSFVVASGLCNDLNKGIIDRFRSLPIQRASILIARSASSLIHSSIGVVVMSLTGLIVGWRIRSGILDALLGYLILVGFGFVMIWIGIVVGSRLKTIEAVNGVMFTTTFPITFVANTFAPPESMPAWLRVIAEWNPLSSVVQAMRQLWGNAPAVGPDAALPLQHPVLASLLWIVGLTVIIAPIAIKAFDARTRD; encoded by the coding sequence ATGAGCACAGTCGCCGACCCCTCGGCGGGTACGTCCGCAGCGGGACCGCCCACCGCGGAGCACTTCTCCGTGCCGGCCCGCCCGGACGGGCCCTCGTTCGGTCGCCAGATCTCCGCGCTGACCCGCCGCAACCTCTTCCACATCCGTCGTCAGCCGGAGAACCTCGCGGACGTCACCATCCAGCCGGTGATGTTCGTGCTGCTGTTCGCGTTCGTCTTCGGTGGCGCCATCGCGGTGGCGGGCGGTGACTACCGCGAGTGGCTGCTTCCGGGCATCATGGCCCAGACCATGGCGTTCTCCTCGTTCGTCGTGGCCTCCGGTCTGTGCAACGACCTCAACAAGGGGATCATCGACCGCTTCCGTTCGCTGCCCATCCAGCGCGCGTCGATCCTCATCGCCCGCAGCGCCTCGAGCCTCATCCACTCGTCGATCGGCGTGGTGGTGATGTCGTTGACGGGCCTCATCGTGGGGTGGCGGATCCGCAGCGGGATCCTCGACGCGCTGCTGGGCTATCTCATCCTGGTGGGCTTCGGCTTCGTCATGATCTGGATCGGCATCGTCGTGGGCTCGAGGCTCAAGACCATCGAGGCGGTCAACGGCGTCATGTTCACCACGACGTTCCCCATCACGTTCGTCGCCAACACCTTCGCCCCGCCGGAGTCGATGCCGGCCTGGCTGCGGGTGATCGCCGAGTGGAACCCGCTCTCGTCGGTCGTGCAGGCGATGCGTCAGCTGTGGGGGAACGCGCCTGCCGTCGGGCCGGACGCCGCACTGCCACTGCAGCACCCGGTGCTGGCGTCGCTGCTGTGGATCGTGGGTCTGACGGTGATCATCGCCCCGATCGCGATCAAGGCCTTCGACGCCCGCACCCGGGACTGA
- the mftD gene encoding pre-mycofactocin synthase MftD (MftD, an enzyme found in the mycofactocin biosynthesis locus, performs an oxidative deamination of 3-amino-5-[(p-hydroxyphenyl)methyl]-4,4-dimethyl-2-pyrrolidinone (AHDP). The resulting compound, now called pre-mycofactocin (PMFT), is a biologically active redox cofactor that can oxidize the non-exchangeable NADH of TIGR03971 family SDR-type oxidoreductases.): MSRLSKIAEANPWRQNPWFESVAEAQRRAQKKLPKSVYMALVGGSEAGVTIRDNMDAFTELEPKPHVIGAKQDRDMATTVMGQPISLPVMISPTGVQAVTPDGEVDVARAAAARGTAMGLSSFASKPIEEVIAANPQTFFQVYWLGGKEKVLERLERAKAAGAAGVILTTDWSFSMGRDWGSPAIPEKLDAKAMITLAPQIAVRPRWAAEWARDVVVNKRFPDLTTPNLVNQGEMGPTFFGAYGEWMGTPPATWEDIAWVVENYDGPVMLKGITRVDDAKRAVDAGVTAISVSNHGGNNLDATPASIRCLAPIADEVGDQVEVLLDGGIRRGSDVAKALALGARAVMIGRAYLWGLGANGQAGVENVLDIMRSGLDSSLIGLSKSSISELSRDDYVIPEGFTRRLGA, from the coding sequence GTGTCCCGCCTGTCCAAGATCGCCGAGGCCAACCCCTGGCGCCAGAACCCGTGGTTCGAGTCGGTCGCCGAGGCCCAGCGTCGCGCACAGAAGAAGCTGCCCAAGAGCGTGTACATGGCGCTCGTCGGCGGCAGTGAGGCGGGGGTGACCATCCGCGACAACATGGACGCCTTCACCGAACTCGAGCCCAAGCCCCACGTGATCGGCGCCAAACAGGACCGCGACATGGCCACCACGGTGATGGGCCAGCCCATCAGCCTGCCGGTGATGATCTCGCCGACCGGTGTCCAGGCCGTGACGCCGGACGGTGAGGTCGACGTGGCCCGCGCCGCGGCCGCCCGCGGTACCGCGATGGGCCTGAGCTCGTTCGCGTCCAAGCCGATCGAGGAGGTCATCGCGGCCAACCCGCAGACCTTCTTCCAGGTGTACTGGCTGGGCGGCAAGGAGAAGGTCCTGGAGCGGCTGGAGCGTGCCAAGGCCGCCGGCGCTGCCGGGGTCATCCTCACCACCGACTGGTCGTTCTCGATGGGCCGTGACTGGGGCAGCCCGGCGATCCCCGAGAAGCTCGACGCGAAGGCGATGATCACCCTGGCCCCGCAGATCGCGGTCCGGCCGCGGTGGGCCGCCGAGTGGGCGCGCGACGTGGTGGTCAACAAGCGGTTCCCGGACCTGACGACCCCCAACCTCGTCAACCAGGGCGAGATGGGCCCGACCTTCTTCGGTGCGTACGGCGAGTGGATGGGCACCCCGCCCGCCACGTGGGAGGACATCGCCTGGGTCGTGGAGAACTACGACGGGCCGGTGATGCTCAAGGGCATCACCCGGGTCGATGACGCCAAGCGCGCCGTCGACGCCGGCGTCACCGCGATCTCCGTGTCCAACCACGGCGGCAACAACCTCGACGCGACCCCGGCGTCCATCCGCTGCCTCGCCCCGATCGCCGACGAGGTGGGCGACCAGGTGGAGGTCCTGCTCGACGGCGGCATCCGCCGCGGCTCGGACGTGGCCAAGGCGCTCGCGCTCGGGGCCCGCGCCGTGATGATCGGACGCGCCTACCTTTGGGGACTGGGGGCCAACGGGCAGGCGGGCGTGGAGAACGTGCTCGACATCATGCGTTCGGGGCTCGACTCGAGCCTCATCGGGCTCAGCAAGTCCTCCATCTCCGAGCTGAGCCGTGACGACTACGTCATCCCCGAAGGCTTCACGCGCCGTCTCGGCGCCTGA
- a CDS encoding transcriptional regulator: protein MRAGRPAAQFDEIIHAPHRLRICALLAPVESMEFGTVRDELGVADSVLSKQFKVLTDAGYATTSKAAGKTGRARTWLALTRAGRTAFSGHLEALRELAAAAEGAPTPGRGPGAQ, encoded by the coding sequence ATGAGGGCCGGACGCCCCGCGGCGCAGTTCGACGAGATCATCCACGCCCCGCACCGCCTGCGGATCTGCGCCCTGCTCGCGCCCGTGGAATCGATGGAGTTCGGGACCGTCCGCGACGAGCTCGGGGTGGCCGACTCCGTCTTGTCGAAGCAGTTCAAGGTCCTCACCGACGCCGGGTACGCGACCACCTCCAAGGCCGCCGGGAAGACCGGTCGCGCACGGACCTGGTTGGCCCTGACACGGGCCGGGCGGACGGCGTTCTCCGGTCACCTCGAGGCGCTGCGGGAACTGGCAGCCGCCGCGGAGGGCGCACCTACCCCGGGGCGAGGGCCCGGCGCGCAGTGA
- the mftA gene encoding mycofactocin precursor MftA (Mycofactocin is a small molecule electron carrier derived from the final two amino acids, Val-Tyr, of MftA, the mycofactocin precursor. It plays a role in redox homeostasis and the metabolism of alcohols and aldehydes in Actinobacteria, including Mycobacterium tuberculosis.): MENTQNTEVVLEEALIEEVSIDGMCGVY, translated from the coding sequence ATGGAGAACACGCAGAACACCGAGGTCGTGCTGGAGGAGGCCCTCATCGAGGAGGTCTCCATCGACGGCATGTGTGGGGTCTACTGA
- a CDS encoding mycofactocin-coupled SDR family oxidoreductase: MGDFDGKVVYITGVARGQGRKHAIRFAREGAKIIGLDLCDSPSEYVKYRTATEDDLATTIERVEAEGGEILAEVGDVRDLAFQQALVARGVERFGGRLDVVIANAGICNWGKVWELDEQQWQDTIDINLTGYWKTLRAAIPHMLSAGNGGSIILVSSVAGLKAMPVQSPYSASKYGVVGLAQTAAKELGEHGIRVNTIHPYGVQTPMGAEDPDALEVFNTMPQFLPHFTPILGMGMATTDDIADSVMFLASDASRTITASTFTVDMGAIKV; the protein is encoded by the coding sequence ATGGGAGATTTCGACGGCAAGGTCGTCTACATCACCGGCGTGGCCCGCGGCCAGGGTCGCAAGCACGCCATCCGATTCGCGCGTGAGGGTGCGAAGATCATCGGACTGGACCTGTGTGATTCGCCGTCCGAGTACGTGAAGTACCGGACCGCGACCGAGGACGACCTGGCCACCACGATCGAGCGTGTCGAGGCCGAGGGAGGGGAGATCCTCGCCGAGGTCGGCGACGTCCGCGACCTGGCGTTCCAGCAGGCACTCGTCGCGCGCGGCGTGGAACGCTTCGGCGGCCGCCTGGACGTGGTGATCGCCAACGCGGGCATCTGCAACTGGGGCAAGGTCTGGGAGCTCGACGAGCAGCAGTGGCAGGACACCATCGACATCAACCTCACCGGTTACTGGAAGACGCTGCGCGCGGCGATCCCACACATGCTCTCCGCCGGCAACGGCGGGTCGATCATCCTGGTGAGCTCGGTGGCCGGTCTCAAGGCCATGCCCGTGCAGTCGCCCTACTCGGCGTCCAAGTACGGCGTGGTGGGCCTGGCGCAGACGGCGGCCAAGGAGCTCGGCGAGCACGGCATCCGGGTCAACACGATCCACCCCTACGGTGTCCAGACGCCGATGGGCGCGGAGGACCCCGACGCGCTCGAGGTGTTCAACACCATGCCGCAGTTCCTGCCACACTTCACGCCGATCCTGGGGATGGGCATGGCCACCACCGACGACATCGCGGACTCGGTGATGTTCCTCGCCTCGGACGCCTCGCGGACGATCACCGCCTCGACCTTCACCGTCGACATGGGCGCGATCAAGGTCTGA
- the mftC gene encoding mycofactocin radical SAM maturase (MftC is a radical SAM/SPASM enzyme that catalyzes the first two steps in biosynthesis of the electron carrier mycofactocin from the terminal Val-Tyr dipeptide of the precursor peptide MftA.), protein MTSMLNRPATTSAPATPAPVGRLVDQFERGLDAPICLTWELTYACNLACVHCLSSSGRRDPRELSTEQCKAIIDELQKMQVFYVNIGGGEPTVRSDFWELVDYATSHQVGVKFSTNGVRIDEKVARRLAASDYVDVQISIDGATAEVNDAVRGPGSFDMAVRALENLKNAGFTDAKISVVVTRENVTQLDEFKALADKYDATLRITRLRPSGRGADVWDDLHPLPEQQKDLYDWLVANGSDVLTGDSFFHLTPFGEGQAQGSLPGLNLCGAGRVVCLIDPIGDVYACPFAIHEEFLAGNVVADGGFETVWQTSELFRELREPQSAGACASCDFYDSCRGGCMAAKFFTGLPMDGPDPECVQGYGEGLLAAERSIPDPSQDHTRPMGLAARKQPTGPVPLTLVTTPPRRPTSLCDESPI, encoded by the coding sequence ATGACCAGCATGCTCAACCGCCCGGCGACGACGTCCGCCCCCGCGACCCCGGCCCCGGTCGGCCGCCTCGTCGACCAGTTCGAGCGTGGTCTCGACGCGCCGATCTGCCTGACCTGGGAACTCACCTACGCCTGCAACCTCGCCTGCGTGCACTGCCTGAGCTCCTCCGGTCGCCGTGACCCGCGCGAGCTCAGCACCGAGCAGTGCAAGGCGATCATCGACGAGCTGCAGAAGATGCAGGTCTTCTACGTCAACATAGGCGGTGGTGAGCCGACGGTCCGCTCCGATTTCTGGGAGCTGGTCGACTACGCCACCAGCCACCAGGTGGGCGTGAAGTTCTCCACCAACGGCGTCCGTATCGACGAGAAGGTCGCCCGGCGCCTGGCCGCGAGCGACTACGTGGACGTCCAGATCTCCATCGACGGTGCGACCGCCGAGGTCAACGACGCGGTCCGTGGCCCGGGCTCGTTCGACATGGCCGTGCGGGCGCTGGAGAACCTCAAGAACGCCGGGTTCACGGACGCCAAGATCTCGGTCGTCGTCACCCGCGAGAACGTCACCCAGCTGGACGAGTTCAAGGCGCTGGCCGACAAATACGACGCGACCCTGCGCATCACCCGCCTGCGTCCCTCGGGCCGCGGCGCCGACGTGTGGGACGACCTGCATCCGCTGCCCGAACAGCAGAAGGACCTGTACGACTGGCTGGTCGCGAACGGCTCCGACGTGCTCACCGGCGACAGCTTCTTCCACCTGACCCCCTTCGGTGAGGGGCAGGCGCAGGGCTCCCTTCCCGGGCTCAACCTGTGCGGTGCCGGGCGTGTGGTGTGCCTGATCGACCCGATCGGCGACGTCTACGCCTGCCCCTTCGCCATCCACGAGGAGTTCCTCGCCGGCAACGTCGTCGCCGACGGCGGGTTCGAGACGGTGTGGCAGACCTCGGAGTTGTTCCGTGAGCTGCGCGAGCCGCAGTCGGCCGGGGCGTGCGCGTCCTGCGACTTCTACGACAGCTGCCGGGGTGGCTGCATGGCGGCCAAGTTCTTCACCGGGCTGCCGATGGACGGCCCGGACCCCGAGTGCGTCCAGGGGTACGGAGAGGGACTGCTCGCGGCTGAGCGCAGCATCCCCGACCCGTCGCAGGACCACACCCGGCCCATGGGGCTGGCGGCGCGCAAGCAGCCCACCGGCCCGGTGCCGCTGACCCTCGTCACGACACCGCCCCGCAGGCCCACCAGCCTGTGCGACGAGTCCCCGATCTGA